A window of the Radiobacillus deserti genome harbors these coding sequences:
- a CDS encoding lysophospholipid acyltransferase family protein, whose protein sequence is MRSLLVYIYAALQILGSVPRLLTIDKKAKSVTGQKQDELYFETPKLVSQRVFKKTGSTIEVVGQENLPAGPALFVANHQGLFDILVLLGYLGKPIGFIAKQEIKKIPIIPQWMVKIHCVFLNRSDRRGAIQVMNDGIENLEAGHSMVIFPEGTRSRGTTVHEFKPGSLRLGTKAGVPIIPVAINGTYKIMEEKDGSLQAAHVQLTICEPISPEQYEGMKNQEIAVQIQQTIEDVVIPNGRIL, encoded by the coding sequence GTGCGCAGTCTTTTAGTTTATATATATGCAGCCTTGCAAATATTAGGAAGTGTACCGAGGCTACTGACAATAGATAAAAAAGCTAAATCTGTTACGGGACAAAAACAAGACGAACTATATTTTGAGACACCAAAATTAGTTTCACAACGAGTATTCAAAAAAACAGGATCTACGATTGAGGTGGTGGGACAAGAGAACCTACCCGCAGGACCAGCTTTGTTTGTTGCGAACCACCAAGGCTTATTTGATATCCTTGTTTTACTTGGTTACCTTGGGAAGCCGATTGGCTTTATAGCAAAACAAGAGATTAAGAAAATTCCAATCATTCCACAATGGATGGTAAAGATACATTGTGTATTTTTAAATCGTAGTGACCGCCGAGGGGCCATACAGGTCATGAACGACGGGATTGAAAATTTAGAAGCTGGTCATTCTATGGTCATTTTTCCTGAAGGAACGAGAAGCCGAGGAACGACGGTTCATGAATTTAAACCCGGAAGCTTGCGGTTAGGAACGAAAGCTGGTGTTCCAATCATACCAGTTGCTATAAACGGGACTTATAAAATTATGGAAGAGAAGGATGGTTCTCTACAAGCAGCACACGTTCAACTCACGATTTGTGAACCGATTTCACCTGAACAGTATGAAGGAATGAAAAATCAAGAGATAGCTGTTCAAATTCAGCAAACGATAGAAGATGTGGTTATTCCGAATGGGCGTATTTTGTAA
- the mreBH gene encoding rod-share determining protein MreBH — protein sequence MFANAEIGIDLGTANILVYTKSKGIVLNEPSVVAIDTKTKNVVAVGQEAKEMVGKTPRNIIPIRPLKDGVIADYDITAQMLKEILKKVSKKIGVSMRKPTVVVCTPSGSTTVERRAIHNAVKSYGAKEVHLIEEPVAAAIGADLPVDEPIANVIVDIGGGTSEVGIISFGGIVSCRSVRTGGDKMDEEIIHYIRKHYNILIGERTAENLKMEIGYALIDHKEESMDIRGRDLVTGLPKTITVTSTQVQEAIKESLESILETIHATLENCPPELSGDIVDHGVTITGGGALIKGMQQWLADELHVPVHLAPNPLESVAIGTGRALKMINKLQKAAK from the coding sequence ATGTTTGCAAATGCAGAAATTGGAATAGATCTTGGCACAGCCAATATACTTGTTTATACGAAATCTAAAGGAATTGTGTTGAATGAACCCTCTGTGGTTGCAATTGATACAAAGACAAAAAATGTCGTTGCGGTGGGACAGGAAGCAAAAGAAATGGTCGGGAAAACGCCGCGGAATATCATCCCAATTCGACCACTTAAAGATGGCGTCATTGCAGATTACGACATAACTGCGCAAATGCTTAAGGAAATTTTGAAAAAGGTAAGTAAGAAGATTGGTGTTTCAATGCGCAAGCCAACTGTCGTCGTATGTACTCCATCTGGAAGTACGACTGTCGAAAGAAGAGCTATACATAATGCTGTCAAAAGCTATGGTGCAAAGGAAGTTCACTTAATTGAAGAGCCAGTAGCAGCTGCGATTGGTGCAGACCTACCAGTGGATGAGCCGATCGCTAATGTAATTGTTGATATCGGCGGTGGTACGAGTGAGGTTGGTATTATCTCCTTCGGCGGGATTGTGTCGTGCCGCTCTGTACGAACAGGCGGAGACAAAATGGACGAAGAAATCATCCACTACATTCGAAAGCATTACAATATTTTGATTGGGGAACGAACGGCAGAGAACCTAAAAATGGAAATCGGCTACGCGTTAATTGATCATAAAGAGGAATCCATGGATATTCGGGGTCGAGATTTAGTAACGGGCTTACCAAAAACCATAACTGTAACGTCAACACAAGTTCAAGAAGCAATTAAAGAATCGCTAGAATCAATCCTTGAAACGATTCATGCCACGTTAGAAAACTGTCCCCCAGAATTAAGTGGGGATATTGTAGATCACGGAGTGACCATTACCGGTGGCGGTGCTTTAATAAAAGGAATGCAACAGTGGCTAGCAGACGAATTACATGTCCCAGTTCATTTAGCTCCAAACCCTTTAGAATCTGTCGCAATTGGAACAGGTCGTGCATTAAAAATGATAAATAAATTACAAAAAGCAGCAAAATAA
- a CDS encoding helix-turn-helix domain-containing protein codes for MPNKALASVIGERLRTLRKERNLSQEDLANISSLHPTYVGQLERGEKNATIETLEKVTKGLGVSLEEFFRFTETNGDKKDEVIAQLNTLLNNVTDEDQEVIMKIIQVLIDWRERTH; via the coding sequence ATGCCTAACAAAGCTTTAGCTAGCGTGATTGGCGAAAGGCTTCGCACATTGAGAAAAGAACGAAACCTTAGCCAAGAAGATTTAGCCAATATATCTTCCCTACATCCTACCTATGTTGGACAACTAGAACGTGGTGAAAAAAACGCCACGATTGAAACCCTTGAAAAGGTAACGAAAGGTTTAGGTGTAAGCCTAGAGGAATTCTTTCGATTCACGGAAACAAATGGTGATAAAAAGGATGAGGTCATTGCACAACTTAATACCTTATTAAATAACGTTACGGACGAGGATCAAGAAGTGATTATGAAAATCATTCAAGTGCTTATTGATTGGCGTGAAAGAACACATTGA
- a CDS encoding Cof-type HAD-IIB family hydrolase, giving the protein MSIKLIALDMDGTLLNSENQVSERNKEAIKKARAQGVEVVLSTGRHISTCKPIADELELSSYLITGNGSEIWTTDGQLVDRQTIGLQEIKELIALHKKHKTGMWITSTERIWRNEIPESLEGLLWLKFGFHFEDEVLRDEVWKELEHNYQLELSNSSPTNIEVNATGINKAAALEKICLRLGIALKDVMTAGDSLNDIKMIQAAGIGIAMENAQESVKAAADWVTGHHNDSGVATAIEKWVLQ; this is encoded by the coding sequence ATGTCCATTAAACTAATTGCCTTAGATATGGATGGTACATTATTAAATTCAGAGAACCAAGTGTCAGAGCGAAATAAAGAAGCAATAAAGAAGGCACGTGCGCAAGGGGTAGAGGTTGTGCTTTCAACAGGGAGACATATTAGTACTTGTAAACCAATTGCAGATGAATTGGAGTTGTCCTCCTATCTAATTACGGGAAATGGTAGTGAGATTTGGACAACAGATGGCCAACTCGTTGACCGCCAGACGATTGGACTTCAAGAGATAAAAGAACTGATTGCTCTACATAAAAAGCATAAAACTGGAATGTGGATTACCTCAACGGAGCGGATTTGGAGAAATGAAATACCAGAGAGCTTAGAAGGACTTCTTTGGTTGAAGTTTGGATTTCACTTTGAAGATGAAGTCCTTCGTGATGAAGTATGGAAGGAGCTTGAACATAATTATCAATTAGAATTAAGTAATTCGAGCCCAACCAATATTGAAGTAAACGCTACTGGGATAAACAAAGCGGCTGCGTTAGAAAAAATTTGCCTCCGTCTAGGTATAGCGTTAAAGGATGTCATGACGGCTGGAGACAGCTTAAATGATATAAAGATGATTCAAGCAGCTGGAATTGGGATTGCAATGGAGAACGCACAGGAGTCTGTGAAAGCTGCAGCAGACTGGGTAACTGGTCATCACAACGACTCCGGTGTAGCAACTGCAATTGAAAAATGGGTTCTACAATAA
- a CDS encoding RNA polymerase sigma factor — protein sequence MDASGRRERTIHEERLIKKILAGNQQALRVLIETYKQHVFNITYSVLRDPQEAEDVAQETFIKMMNSLPSYQHQGFKTWLGKIALHKAIDYKRKKQRAKEDLTYFDKEYALPTIDSTEDKVIHESLRKRVRTAIGEMPETLRLTVWYYYIEDLSYQEISKKLSIEETTVKMRLYRARKWMKDNWKEEDFLWNT from the coding sequence TTGGATGCATCGGGAAGGAGGGAGAGAACGATTCATGAGGAACGACTTATCAAGAAAATATTAGCTGGTAATCAACAGGCACTGCGTGTCCTTATCGAAACATACAAGCAGCATGTTTTTAATATCACATACAGTGTGTTGCGAGACCCGCAGGAAGCGGAGGATGTGGCACAAGAAACGTTTATCAAGATGATGAATTCTCTCCCTAGCTATCAACATCAGGGCTTCAAGACGTGGTTAGGCAAAATTGCGCTTCATAAAGCCATTGACTATAAACGGAAGAAGCAAAGGGCAAAAGAAGATCTCACCTATTTTGATAAGGAATATGCACTTCCGACCATAGACAGTACGGAAGACAAAGTCATACACGAGTCTTTACGCAAAAGGGTTCGAACAGCAATTGGCGAAATGCCAGAAACACTTAGGCTCACAGTTTGGTATTACTACATAGAAGACCTCTCCTATCAGGAGATTTCTAAAAAGCTAAGTATTGAGGAAACAACGGTAAAGATGAGATTATATCGAGCAAGAAAGTGGATGAAGGATAATTGGAAGGAGGAGGATTTTTTATGGAACACCTAA
- a CDS encoding Na-translocating system protein MpsC family protein gives MEFAEKTAQMSKFISKLLQENFGKGPESVHVSFSHPYVVVYIRNFMSATERVLMKTKNEDTVQKTRDAVMESLTSNITTTIHDLFDTDIFEFYFDWNLHNKTGVFVAVTQQLDHSFAIQSSFEGKNRLLEEIDLISQSVQKSPAIQECYQLNERTFVNVREGLLIPIEKELIRLGHEELLVLTKRNLEKKYLHSNSHFERILKRKIMDVFVDWNFELDKSIIVIITTPPQPTQIIRQAQ, from the coding sequence ATGGAATTCGCAGAAAAGACAGCACAAATGAGTAAATTTATTAGTAAGCTACTACAAGAAAACTTTGGAAAAGGTCCAGAGTCTGTTCATGTATCTTTCAGTCATCCTTATGTTGTGGTATATATACGGAACTTTATGTCTGCAACAGAACGAGTACTTATGAAAACGAAAAATGAAGATACGGTCCAAAAAACAAGGGATGCGGTTATGGAGTCGTTAACCTCAAATATTACGACAACGATCCACGATTTGTTTGACACGGACATTTTTGAATTTTATTTTGACTGGAATTTACATAATAAGACGGGGGTTTTTGTTGCAGTTACTCAACAGCTGGATCATTCTTTCGCTATACAAAGTAGCTTTGAAGGGAAAAATCGTCTTCTAGAGGAGATAGACCTTATTAGTCAATCGGTTCAAAAATCTCCAGCCATACAAGAATGTTATCAATTGAATGAACGGACATTTGTAAATGTTAGAGAAGGCTTATTGATTCCGATAGAAAAAGAACTCATTCGTTTAGGGCATGAGGAGCTACTTGTTCTAACGAAAAGAAATTTAGAAAAGAAGTATTTGCACAGTAATAGTCATTTTGAACGAATTTTGAAGCGTAAAATTATGGATGTCTTTGTAGACTGGAACTTTGAATTAGATAAGAGTATCATCGTCATCATTACGACACCGCCTCAACCAACCCAAATAATTAGGCAGGCTCAATAA
- a CDS encoding GNAT family N-acetyltransferase, which produces MGRVVTTSERLRLRKMVYDDLDNLQEIFSDPIAMKYYPSTKNIEETRQWISWTKENYSKYNIGLWIVENKNTGAFLGQCGLVPQKVDGEVRVEIGYLFKREAWGNGYTTEAAKACLEFGKHHLDISAFISLIVPDNLPSIRVAERVGMTFEKMISKREKDVAVYSIQL; this is translated from the coding sequence TTGGGGAGAGTGGTTACAACATCTGAGCGATTAAGGCTTCGGAAAATGGTGTACGATGATTTGGACAACTTACAAGAAATTTTTTCAGATCCAATCGCAATGAAATACTATCCATCCACAAAAAATATAGAAGAAACAAGACAGTGGATTAGCTGGACGAAAGAAAATTATAGCAAATATAATATCGGACTATGGATTGTAGAGAATAAGAACACTGGTGCATTCCTAGGTCAATGTGGATTAGTCCCGCAAAAAGTAGATGGGGAAGTAAGAGTCGAAATTGGCTACTTATTTAAGCGTGAGGCATGGGGGAATGGGTACACGACGGAAGCGGCCAAAGCTTGTCTGGAATTTGGAAAGCACCATTTGGATATCTCAGCATTCATCTCTTTAATCGTTCCCGATAACCTTCCATCCATCAGAGTTGCGGAACGTGTGGGAATGACGTTTGAAAAAATGATTTCAAAGCGAGAAAAAGACGTTGCTGTTTATTCCATTCAATTATAA
- a CDS encoding SOS response-associated peptidase, protein MCGRFTLHATIEELFDQFEIDQLFAEYQPRYNIAPGQNVLAIIHDGQKKRAGYLKWGLVPGWAKDPKIGYKMINARSESAHEKPSFKKLLTSRRCLIIADSFYEWKREGKQKQPKRIAPKGRHLFAFAGLWDKWSNEKEDLFTCTILTQDANEFMKGIHDRMPVILPKDKESEWIEPRKWSSEEASQFLAQVGMEELHAYDVSDYVNSAKNEGEACIAPLL, encoded by the coding sequence ATGTGTGGTAGGTTTACTCTGCACGCAACCATAGAAGAGCTGTTTGATCAGTTTGAAATTGACCAATTGTTTGCGGAATATCAACCACGATATAATATTGCACCTGGCCAGAACGTGCTAGCCATTATTCATGATGGTCAAAAGAAGCGGGCTGGTTACTTAAAGTGGGGACTTGTGCCAGGGTGGGCGAAGGATCCGAAAATTGGATATAAAATGATTAATGCCCGTAGTGAATCTGCTCATGAAAAGCCGAGCTTTAAGAAGCTACTCACGAGTAGACGTTGCTTAATCATCGCCGACAGCTTTTACGAATGGAAGCGAGAAGGGAAACAAAAGCAACCGAAACGAATTGCGCCTAAGGGTAGGCATTTATTTGCGTTTGCGGGTCTATGGGATAAGTGGTCAAATGAAAAGGAAGATTTGTTTACTTGTACCATCTTAACTCAAGATGCAAACGAGTTTATGAAAGGTATTCATGACCGGATGCCAGTGATTCTTCCGAAGGATAAGGAATCAGAGTGGATTGAACCGAGAAAGTGGAGTTCAGAAGAAGCGAGCCAATTTCTTGCCCAAGTAGGAATGGAAGAATTACATGCTTATGATGTAAGCGATTATGTGAATTCCGCAAAGAATGAAGGCGAAGCCTGTATCGCACCGCTTTTATAG
- a CDS encoding zf-HC2 domain-containing protein, with amino-acid sequence MEHLNKERVLAYIADSLSEEEHETIEQHLYSCESCMNTYLENIEFSTPDYVISESFTDKTVASIESLYSMVPKNPTVNSNTKNKTFVHYIVAASLTLILFMSGVFQNALSITDGPKIEKDTPFTQKIMEQTSGFVDRWLEEGRK; translated from the coding sequence ATGGAACACCTAAACAAAGAAAGGGTTTTGGCATATATAGCAGACTCCTTATCAGAGGAAGAACATGAAACAATCGAACAGCATCTATATAGCTGTGAATCTTGCATGAACACGTATTTAGAAAACATAGAGTTTAGCACCCCTGATTACGTAATTAGTGAAAGCTTTACCGACAAAACAGTAGCATCCATCGAAAGTTTATACTCAATGGTTCCGAAAAATCCAACCGTAAATTCCAATACGAAAAATAAAACATTCGTTCACTATATCGTAGCAGCATCCTTAACCCTTATCTTGTTTATGTCCGGCGTATTTCAAAATGCTTTAAGCATAACGGATGGACCAAAGATCGAGAAAGATACACCGTTCACACAAAAGATAATGGAGCAAACAAGTGGATTTGTAGATAGATGGCTAGAGGAGGGAAGAAAGTAA
- the sda gene encoding sporulation histidine kinase inhibitor Sda, which produces MFESLSDEKLVDAYKKAIELKLNDEFIYLLHQAILERGIE; this is translated from the coding sequence ATGTTTGAAAGTCTTTCTGACGAAAAGCTAGTTGATGCCTATAAAAAGGCAATAGAGCTTAAATTAAATGATGAATTTATTTATTTATTGCATCAAGCAATTTTAGAAAGAGGAATTGAGTAG
- a CDS encoding efflux RND transporter permease subunit, which yields MKLLSFIVRRKILVGLSVFLILLLGGYAIINLDKELMPVVKMDGGYVDITTEDMSASEIERTITTPLEAKIQSIDGVEDVNSTTSIGRISLDVTIEEGRGDEVFKEVETTVNSTSSEMKGIDQIDAGQYGSNQSYEFFMDVSGGDMKEMTTFAKDILEPRLEELPEVRDVSLSGTLENEVEIAFDREEIQKAQLDITQVIGIIQESNSEATLGQFSEDGSNSTLRWNSQVTGIEDLQDIEIPSPSGMITLDKVADISLQPLESSSFVWKNGTKDFVFVQVGRAADVTQIEMADAIRAEIDHIRDENLLNGFELNEIVAQADYVQESIDGVTSNILIGGIIAIVILLLFLRNVRATLIVGISIPTSVLLTFVAMALFDYSLNILTLIGLGLGIGMMVDSSIVILESIYRKKEQGIPAFDAVIAGTKEVAGAVLASMLTTIVVFLPIGLLGGDMGQFMIMLSTVVAITLVSSVVISFTLIPSLSEKFLKLRKHKVERKQGPLQRGYRRLTGWVVKKKRNSFIIITTFLLLFAGSIFLVPKIPMTIMPDMYNRYNEILIEVEPGLSETQKTALIDEMHTRLSNIQDVETDYMMDEGNSLYTIINMTKGEDITREQAEINEDIFDALRGLKEDYPVNSVQGSMSSGGGYPVQVTLKGEEFERLQALSEEFSEKLADIDGIVEVQHSMQNTSSQQEVVLDEKALEDTSISQSQIKQLIQQSFLTTEIGELTIDEENVPINVTWNDASKPENRSELMDMEIHTADGEKTLSDFVSFQNVETPNEIKHTDGERFVTISADIKDRDLGAINRDVQKLMNDFDTPEGYDITAAGDLEQQQELMQQMLMVLGIAIFLVYLVMAVQFNHLVHPLIVMSVIPVTVIGVIVGLFITGQDLSLMSGMGVVMLIGIVLNNAILLIDRTNQLRREGYSVEEALLEAGQNRLRPIFMTTLTTVGGMLPLALASGSAGNYQAPMATAIISGLLFATFITLLLVPAVYALFSRKKKKLGQEEAKQEQAIL from the coding sequence ATGAAGCTATTATCTTTTATTGTAAGAAGAAAAATTTTGGTAGGATTGTCGGTGTTCTTAATTCTTTTGCTAGGCGGCTATGCCATCATAAACTTAGACAAAGAGCTAATGCCGGTTGTCAAGATGGATGGAGGGTATGTTGACATCACAACAGAGGATATGTCTGCCTCTGAAATAGAGCGGACAATCACTACTCCGCTCGAGGCAAAAATCCAAAGCATCGATGGTGTAGAAGACGTAAATTCTACTACTTCTATCGGGCGTATCTCATTGGATGTGACGATAGAAGAAGGGCGTGGAGACGAAGTTTTTAAGGAAGTAGAAACTACGGTTAACAGTACTTCTTCTGAAATGAAGGGAATTGACCAAATTGATGCAGGTCAATACGGTTCCAATCAAAGTTATGAGTTTTTTATGGATGTTTCTGGTGGAGATATGAAGGAAATGACCACCTTTGCTAAGGACATTTTGGAACCCAGACTAGAAGAACTACCAGAAGTTCGAGATGTATCCCTATCCGGAACGTTAGAAAATGAAGTAGAAATTGCGTTCGATCGAGAAGAAATTCAAAAAGCACAATTAGATATCACACAAGTTATTGGAATTATTCAAGAATCAAACAGCGAAGCTACGCTTGGACAATTTTCAGAAGATGGAAGTAACTCAACTTTAAGATGGAATAGTCAAGTTACGGGAATAGAGGACTTGCAAGACATTGAAATTCCTAGTCCCTCTGGCATGATTACATTAGATAAGGTTGCAGACATTTCTCTTCAACCACTGGAAAGCTCTTCTTTCGTTTGGAAGAACGGAACAAAGGATTTTGTTTTCGTACAAGTTGGCCGGGCAGCAGATGTCACACAAATTGAAATGGCGGACGCTATTCGCGCTGAAATAGATCATATACGAGATGAGAATTTACTAAATGGGTTTGAGTTAAATGAAATCGTGGCGCAAGCAGACTATGTGCAAGAGTCTATTGATGGTGTAACAAGTAACATTCTCATTGGTGGTATTATTGCGATTGTGATATTACTGCTCTTCTTACGTAATGTTAGAGCAACCTTGATTGTTGGTATATCGATTCCAACATCCGTTCTTTTGACATTCGTTGCCATGGCATTATTCGATTATAGCTTAAATATTTTGACACTAATCGGCTTAGGACTTGGCATTGGGATGATGGTGGATTCCTCCATCGTTATTCTTGAATCTATATATCGAAAAAAGGAGCAAGGGATTCCTGCTTTTGACGCTGTGATTGCCGGGACGAAAGAAGTGGCTGGTGCAGTACTTGCTTCGATGTTAACCACGATTGTCGTGTTCTTACCAATCGGCCTACTAGGTGGGGATATGGGACAATTTATGATTATGCTATCGACCGTAGTTGCGATTACGTTAGTTAGCTCTGTGGTTATTTCTTTTACCTTGATTCCTTCCTTGTCAGAGAAATTCCTAAAGCTTAGAAAACATAAAGTGGAAAGAAAACAGGGTCCCCTGCAGAGAGGGTATCGTCGACTAACAGGATGGGTCGTAAAAAAGAAACGAAATAGCTTTATCATCATCACGACTTTCCTATTATTATTCGCTGGTTCCATCTTTTTAGTTCCAAAGATTCCGATGACCATTATGCCTGACATGTATAACCGTTACAATGAAATTTTGATAGAAGTGGAGCCAGGTCTATCGGAAACTCAAAAAACAGCATTAATTGACGAAATGCATACGAGATTAAGCAACATCCAAGACGTGGAAACAGATTACATGATGGATGAGGGGAACTCTCTTTATACCATTATTAACATGACAAAAGGGGAAGACATTACGAGAGAACAAGCAGAAATTAACGAGGATATTTTTGATGCACTACGAGGTTTGAAAGAGGACTACCCTGTCAATAGTGTACAAGGAAGCATGTCTAGCGGAGGTGGCTATCCGGTTCAAGTTACATTAAAAGGGGAAGAGTTTGAAAGACTACAAGCCTTATCAGAAGAATTTAGCGAAAAGTTAGCGGACATTGATGGAATTGTTGAGGTACAGCATTCGATGCAAAACACGTCTAGCCAACAAGAAGTAGTATTAGACGAGAAGGCTTTAGAAGATACGAGTATAAGTCAATCACAGATTAAGCAGTTGATTCAGCAGTCCTTCTTAACTACTGAAATCGGTGAACTTACGATAGATGAAGAAAATGTTCCTATTAACGTGACTTGGAATGACGCCTCTAAACCAGAAAACAGAAGTGAGCTAATGGACATGGAGATCCATACAGCAGATGGAGAAAAAACGTTATCAGATTTCGTAAGCTTTCAGAACGTGGAGACTCCAAATGAAATTAAACATACGGATGGGGAACGATTTGTCACCATCTCTGCGGACATAAAAGACAGAGATTTAGGCGCCATTAACCGAGATGTCCAAAAATTAATGAATGATTTTGATACACCAGAAGGCTATGACATCACAGCAGCAGGAGATCTTGAACAACAGCAAGAATTGATGCAGCAAATGTTAATGGTGTTGGGTATCGCTATCTTCCTCGTTTATCTTGTAATGGCTGTCCAATTCAACCATTTAGTTCATCCGCTTATCGTCATGTCAGTTATTCCGGTTACGGTCATTGGGGTAATCGTTGGATTATTCATTACTGGGCAAGACTTAAGCTTGATGTCTGGAATGGGTGTGGTCATGCTAATCGGTATTGTGTTGAATAATGCCATTCTACTCATTGATCGAACAAATCAATTAAGACGAGAAGGGTATTCCGTAGAAGAGGCTTTACTAGAAGCTGGGCAAAATCGTTTACGTCCTATCTTCATGACAACATTAACTACCGTTGGGGGAATGCTTCCTTTAGCACTCGCTTCAGGTAGTGCCGGAAACTACCAAGCACCGATGGCAACCGCAATCATTTCTGGGTTACTGTTTGCCACCTTCATTACCTTGCTTTTAGTACCAGCTGTTTATGCATTGTTCAGTAGAAAAAAGAAAAAATTAGGGCAAGAAGAAGCAAAGCAAGAACAAGCAATCCTGTAA
- a CDS encoding DnaJ family domain-containing protein yields the protein MDFVTLMVEEKIKKAISEGQFDNLKGKGKPQKLEDLSMIPEDMRTSYLMMKNSGYLPEEVKLNKELVQLRELIRCCEDPDQLKEYKKKLTEKEIHYDMLMEKRKLNRSSAYQRYSGKIRNRFGF from the coding sequence ATGGATTTCGTGACATTGATGGTAGAAGAAAAGATTAAGAAAGCCATTTCAGAGGGACAATTCGATAACTTAAAAGGCAAAGGAAAGCCACAAAAGCTAGAAGACTTATCGATGATTCCAGAAGATATGCGGACTAGCTATTTAATGATGAAAAACTCAGGGTACTTACCCGAAGAGGTTAAACTAAATAAAGAACTTGTGCAGCTAAGAGAGCTTATCCGTTGCTGTGAAGACCCAGACCAGCTAAAGGAGTACAAGAAAAAGCTGACGGAAAAAGAAATACACTACGATATGTTAATGGAAAAGCGGAAGCTAAATCGTTCCTCTGCTTATCAACGTTATTCTGGGAAGATAAGAAACCGGTTCGGATTTTAA
- a CDS encoding PTS sugar transporter subunit IIA: protein MFKKLFGKNDAPKEDKVVAPVSGKVVPLSEVPDPTFSEKMMGDGVAIIPSEGTVVAPVDGTILQVFPTKHAVGIESKSGVEYLIHIGLETVSLNGEGFEAHVGQGDKVSAGDPLITVDLNVVSEKASSTITPIVVTNDVSNMESFVDQEATHGETVVLNVTK, encoded by the coding sequence ATGTTTAAAAAATTATTCGGAAAAAATGACGCGCCAAAAGAAGATAAAGTAGTAGCGCCGGTTTCTGGTAAGGTCGTACCACTATCGGAGGTTCCAGATCCGACCTTTTCTGAAAAAATGATGGGAGACGGTGTAGCTATTATCCCGAGTGAAGGCACAGTGGTGGCACCTGTAGATGGGACGATTTTACAAGTATTTCCTACAAAACACGCGGTAGGTATTGAATCGAAGTCAGGTGTAGAATACTTAATCCATATTGGTCTTGAGACTGTATCTCTAAATGGAGAAGGGTTTGAAGCACATGTAGGTCAAGGAGACAAAGTGTCTGCTGGCGATCCATTAATTACAGTTGATTTAAATGTTGTCTCAGAAAAAGCTTCTTCTACGATTACTCCAATTGTTGTGACAAATGATGTATCGAATATGGAAAGCTTTGTAGATCAAGAAGCAACACACGGAGAAACCGTTGTTTTGAATGTAACGAAATAA
- a CDS encoding YflJ family protein produces the protein MHVGSKGWYVEELKSRGVRTHEGRYIEQYKTHVLANLLEEKKN, from the coding sequence ATGCACGTAGGTAGCAAAGGTTGGTATGTAGAGGAACTCAAAAGTCGTGGTGTACGAACTCATGAAGGACGCTATATCGAACAGTATAAAACTCACGTACTTGCAAACCTATTAGAAGAAAAGAAAAACTAA
- a CDS encoding DUF2164 family protein, with translation MKPVIPLSDSEKQNMIHLIQAYFLEERGEELGELAASFILDFFMKELAPIVYNIGIQDAHTFLQSKLEDVFELEK, from the coding sequence ATGAAACCAGTAATTCCATTATCAGATAGTGAAAAGCAAAATATGATACACCTTATTCAAGCGTATTTCCTAGAAGAACGTGGTGAAGAGCTCGGGGAATTAGCTGCGTCCTTTATTCTAGATTTCTTTATGAAGGAATTAGCTCCCATCGTATATAATATAGGAATCCAAGATGCTCACACATTTCTTCAGTCGAAGCTAGAGGATGTCTTTGAGCTTGAAAAGTAG